The proteins below are encoded in one region of Saccopteryx leptura isolate mSacLep1 chromosome 1, mSacLep1_pri_phased_curated, whole genome shotgun sequence:
- the CNTF gene encoding ciliary neurotrophic factor — protein MAFAEHSAPTPPRRDLCSRSIWLARKIRSDLTALMESYVKHQGLSEDIDLDSMDGVPTAGSGRWSELTEAERLQENLQAYRTFHTMLTRLLEDQRVHLTPAEGDFHQAIHTLLLQVAAFAYQLEELMALLEHKIPPREADGIPVIVGDGGLFAKKLWGLKVLQELSQWTVRSIHDLRVISSHQTGVSAHGSHYIAKDKKM, from the exons ATGGCTTTCGCAGAACATTCAGCGCCGACCCCTCCCCGCCGGGACCTCTGCAGCCGCTCTATCTGGCTAGCAAGGAAGATTCGTTCCGACCTGACCGCGCTCATGGAATCTTAT GTGAAGCATCAGGGCCTGAGCGAGGACATAGACTTGGACTCCATGGACGGTGTGCCCACGGCAGGCAGCGGCCGGTGGAGCGAGCTGACTGAGGCCGAGCGGCTCCAGGAGAACCTCCAGGCCTATCGCACCTTCCACACTATGCTGACCAGGCTTCTGGAAGACCAGCGGGTGCACTTGACTCCGGCCGAAGGTGACTTCCATCAGGCTATACATACCCTTCTCCTCCAGGTGGCTGCCTTTGCTTACCAGCTGGAGGAATTAATGGCTCTCCTGGAACACAAGATCCCACCCAGGGAGGCTGATGGGATACCCGTTATTGTTGGAGATGGTGGTCTCTTTGCAAAGAAGCTGTGGGGCCTGAAAGTGCTGCAAGAGCTTTCACAGTGGACAGTGAGGTCCATCCATGACCTCCGGGTCATTTCTTCTCATCAGACTGGGGTCTCGGCACATGGAAGCCACTATATTGCTAAAGACAAGAAAATGTAG